A window of Candidatus Omnitrophota bacterium contains these coding sequences:
- a CDS encoding transglutaminase domain-containing protein produces the protein MTPSQQTLRFLGIAVFIASGWVMFGSRLGAAMPRPAGLPRDISCTYRTQMGRLPRDARQIRVWIPLAKTGREQRILAREIHSPVAYTIAQDPDYGNDILHVALQPPIPEQLEIAVDYRARLFGGETAAVDASPTPEELQRSLRPSGLVIVDEEVRARARQAAAGRLTLAGQARGIYDAVRQAMVYDKTVPGWGRGDTRRACALGRGNCTDFHSLFISMACAQQIPARFKIGFVIPEAPSGIVPGYHCWAEFYAQGRGWVPVDASEAWKHPELADYYFGAHDSRRFLISTGRDIRLIPAQEGEPVNIFFAPYVEIDGQASSDVGVEVRFSDLQQGRTT, from the coding sequence ATGACGCCGTCACAGCAGACTCTCCGTTTCCTTGGGATCGCGGTGTTCATTGCGAGCGGCTGGGTGATGTTCGGCAGCCGCTTGGGCGCGGCGATGCCGCGGCCCGCGGGGCTACCACGCGACATCAGCTGCACCTATCGTACGCAGATGGGTCGCCTCCCCCGCGACGCGCGGCAAATCCGCGTGTGGATTCCCCTGGCAAAGACCGGCCGAGAGCAGCGCATCCTCGCGCGCGAGATCCATTCTCCCGTGGCCTACACTATTGCGCAGGACCCCGACTACGGGAACGACATCCTGCATGTGGCATTGCAGCCCCCGATTCCCGAGCAGCTGGAGATTGCGGTCGACTACCGCGCGCGGCTCTTCGGCGGGGAGACCGCCGCGGTGGATGCCTCGCCGACCCCAGAGGAGCTTCAGCGCAGCCTTCGGCCCAGCGGGCTAGTGATCGTCGATGAGGAGGTGCGCGCCAGAGCCAGACAGGCGGCCGCTGGACGGTTGACCTTGGCGGGACAGGCGCGGGGCATTTACGATGCGGTCCGCCAGGCCATGGTCTACGATAAAACCGTGCCGGGCTGGGGCCGGGGCGACACGCGCCGGGCCTGCGCGCTGGGCAGGGGCAATTGCACCGACTTCCACTCCCTCTTCATTTCCATGGCGTGCGCGCAGCAGATCCCCGCTCGATTCAAGATCGGGTTCGTCATTCCTGAAGCGCCCTCAGGGATTGTTCCCGGCTATCACTGCTGGGCGGAGTTCTATGCGCAGGGACGAGGCTGGGTGCCGGTGGATGCCTCGGAGGCCTGGAAGCACCCGGAGCTGGCGGACTACTACTTCGGGGCACATGATTCTCGCCGGTTTCTGATCAGCACAGGGCGGGACATCCGGCTCATCCCCGCGCAGGAGGGCGAGCCGGTGAACATATTCTTCGCTCCGTATGTAGAAATCGATGGGCAAGCGTCTTCGGATGTGGGCGTCGAGGTCCGGTTTTCGGACCTTCAACAGGGGAGGACGACATGA